One window of Robiginitalea biformata HTCC2501 genomic DNA carries:
- a CDS encoding ComEC/Rec2 family competence protein: protein MNAWRTPSVTLALGMCGGIVTARLFQPDSLPDFATLLGTSLILLSTAWILKHRWPPPAFPGLAVLAFYCFGGWVATGRMPEKQPGHYVHADWETPGLWKIRLREPLRPTAFYQRWEGSVVARDGKPCHGRILLQVPVSDTLAKWEPAATLLAYGKPEAVPPARNPHQFDFAAYLRTRGIHGRFRPDAGSRVLPANPRGAGSLGRTVARLRHRLIESLGAAGFHPEVAGLIRALILGDRSGLDQDLYGAYQRAGAVHLLAVSGLHVGLVAALCSWLLWPLRRLPGGRRPHFLLGLGMLWGYAALAGFGPSVVRASVMCSVVSYALLINRQADSLHFLALAALVMLGLIEPLWLFQAGFQMSFLAVWAILSLYPWLYRSWPVKRGAGRKIGQLLCVSGAAQLGVLPLSLYYFHQFPALFWLSNLLLIPVMGVVLASGFLLLGLASYSPLPDWVAWGADRFFGLFNGVVRWVGGQEGFLITEIPWDGVQLALSLAALVALGTWARSRDLRWLKRTGALLLALQVYSVGAGWHSGRQQEWLIPHRFGESALILRQGAQARIFSNNLKAWEGFLSDFSTGERLRQVLGDSLCPQFQIGRLRLRVVDSTGRYQGTGAPPHIVLLTGSPAVRPGQLLDDLQPRQVIADGSNYRSTINRWEASCRKRGIPFHNTAVHGAYRSAIP, encoded by the coding sequence ATGAACGCCTGGCGCACCCCATCGGTCACTCTGGCCCTTGGGATGTGCGGGGGAATCGTCACTGCTAGGCTTTTTCAGCCCGATTCCCTCCCGGATTTCGCCACCCTCCTGGGCACCTCCCTGATCCTGCTATCTACCGCCTGGATATTGAAACACCGTTGGCCCCCGCCGGCTTTTCCGGGTCTGGCCGTCCTGGCCTTTTACTGCTTTGGCGGGTGGGTGGCCACCGGCCGGATGCCGGAAAAACAACCCGGGCACTATGTGCATGCCGATTGGGAAACCCCCGGCCTCTGGAAAATCCGCCTCCGGGAACCCCTGCGGCCTACGGCCTTTTACCAGCGCTGGGAAGGGTCTGTGGTAGCCCGGGACGGGAAGCCCTGTCACGGCCGGATCCTCTTGCAGGTACCTGTTTCCGACACGCTCGCGAAGTGGGAACCCGCGGCCACCCTGCTGGCCTATGGGAAACCGGAAGCTGTACCTCCGGCCCGCAACCCGCACCAATTTGACTTTGCCGCCTATTTGCGGACCCGCGGAATCCACGGGCGGTTCCGGCCGGATGCCGGGAGCCGTGTACTCCCGGCGAACCCCCGGGGCGCGGGTAGCCTTGGACGAACAGTTGCCCGCCTCCGCCACCGCCTGATCGAAAGCCTGGGAGCTGCGGGCTTCCACCCGGAGGTCGCCGGGCTGATCCGCGCCCTGATCCTCGGCGACCGATCCGGCCTGGACCAGGACCTCTACGGAGCCTACCAGCGCGCCGGCGCGGTTCACCTGCTGGCCGTCTCCGGGTTGCATGTGGGCCTGGTGGCAGCCCTGTGCAGTTGGCTGTTGTGGCCGCTGCGCCGATTGCCCGGGGGGCGCCGGCCCCATTTCCTGCTGGGCCTCGGCATGCTGTGGGGGTATGCCGCCCTCGCCGGTTTCGGGCCCTCTGTAGTTCGGGCCTCGGTCATGTGCTCCGTCGTCTCCTATGCACTTCTGATCAACCGGCAGGCAGACAGCCTGCATTTCCTGGCCCTGGCAGCCCTGGTGATGCTCGGGCTGATCGAGCCGCTCTGGCTGTTCCAGGCCGGGTTCCAAATGAGTTTCCTGGCCGTCTGGGCCATCCTGTCCCTCTACCCGTGGCTCTACAGGTCCTGGCCGGTGAAACGCGGCGCGGGAAGGAAGATCGGCCAGCTGCTTTGCGTCAGCGGGGCCGCCCAACTCGGCGTACTCCCCCTGAGCCTCTATTATTTCCACCAGTTCCCCGCACTTTTCTGGTTGTCCAACCTGTTGCTTATACCCGTCATGGGCGTGGTGCTCGCCAGCGGTTTCCTCCTGCTGGGGCTGGCCAGCTACTCCCCTTTGCCCGATTGGGTGGCCTGGGGTGCAGACCGCTTCTTCGGTCTCTTTAACGGGGTGGTCCGCTGGGTGGGTGGTCAGGAAGGTTTTCTGATTACGGAAATTCCCTGGGACGGGGTGCAACTGGCCCTGAGCCTGGCCGCCCTGGTTGCCCTGGGCACATGGGCCCGCAGCCGTGATCTGCGGTGGCTGAAGCGAACAGGGGCCCTGCTGCTGGCCCTGCAGGTTTACAGCGTAGGGGCCGGCTGGCATAGCGGGCGACAACAGGAATGGCTCATCCCCCACCGGTTCGGGGAAAGCGCCCTGATACTCCGGCAGGGGGCGCAAGCGCGTATCTTTTCGAACAACCTAAAGGCCTGGGAGGGGTTTCTCTCGGATTTCTCCACCGGGGAACGCCTCCGGCAGGTACTCGGGGACAGCCTCTGCCCGCAGTTTCAGATCGGCCGGCTGCGACTGCGGGTGGTAGACAGTACGGGGCGGTACCAGGGTACGGGGGCGCCACCCCATATCGTGCTGCTGACCGGTTCGCCCGCGGTCCGCCCGGGGCAGCTCCTGGACGACTTACAACCCCGCCAGGTCATTGCAGACGGCAGCAATTACCGGAGTACCATCAATCGCTGGGAAGCGAGTTGCAGGAAGCGGGGAATCCCCTTCCACAACACGGCGGTGCATGGGGCGTACCGAAGCGCTATCCCGTAA
- a CDS encoding C40 family peptidase, translating into MRQFVTAGLLAFLLGSCGVVKKKTTYAEDRPSVSVTAAENAPRTAHEEEPPGDFSREAEPGLPAAEPAEAVVRTALSYTGTRYRYGGTTRKGMDCSGLLYVAFQQHNVPLPRVSRDMADQGRRVRVPQLQKGDLLFFKTTRRGGKINHVGLVVEVAGDDVKFIHSTSSRGVIVSSLREGFWNYAFVKATRVF; encoded by the coding sequence ATGAGGCAATTCGTTACCGCAGGCCTTTTGGCTTTTTTGCTCGGGAGCTGCGGCGTAGTCAAAAAGAAAACGACCTACGCCGAAGACCGGCCCTCCGTTTCCGTAACCGCTGCGGAAAACGCCCCGCGTACAGCCCATGAGGAAGAGCCCCCGGGGGATTTCTCCCGCGAAGCGGAACCCGGCCTCCCGGCTGCGGAACCCGCCGAAGCCGTCGTTCGCACGGCGCTCTCCTATACGGGAACCCGGTACCGGTATGGCGGCACCACCCGCAAGGGCATGGACTGCTCCGGCCTGCTCTATGTAGCCTTCCAGCAACACAACGTCCCGCTCCCCCGGGTTTCCCGGGATATGGCCGACCAGGGCCGCCGCGTCCGGGTACCCCAGCTGCAAAAGGGCGACCTGCTCTTTTTTAAAACGACCCGCCGGGGTGGGAAAATCAACCACGTGGGCCTTGTTGTGGAAGTGGCAGGGGACGATGTGAAATTCATCCACTCCACCTCCTCCAGGGGGGTCATTGTATCCTCCCTCCGGGAAGGGTTCTGGAATTACGCCTTTGTAAAAGCAACCCGCGTCTTCTGA
- the lpxB gene encoding lipid-A-disaccharide synthase: protein MKYYIIAGEASGDLHGSNLIRGIRGRDPEADIRCWGGDRMEQAGGTLVRHYRELSFMGFLEVLRHLPAIFRNIAFCKKDIARFRPDALIFIDFSGFNLRIARWAKENGFRTHYYIAPQVWASREGRVKKIRRDIDHIYAILPFEKPFYEEKHGIPVHFVGHPLIDAMEGLPDPDPAAFRKRNNLDPERPILALLPGSRKQEIEKILPVMMAVIPEFPDYQCVIAGAPSLEAEQYEPYLTTGATLIRDQTYPLLQHAHAALVTSGTATLETALLGVPQVVCYKGGWVSYQIARRLIRLEYISLVNLIMDREVVPELIQHELEPQKLAAALRNILKGPGRESQLKAYGQLREKLGGPGASVQAAELIVNFSRET from the coding sequence GTGAAATATTACATCATCGCAGGGGAAGCTTCCGGGGACCTGCACGGTTCCAACCTCATCCGCGGTATCCGCGGCAGGGATCCCGAAGCGGATATCCGGTGCTGGGGGGGCGACCGCATGGAACAGGCGGGCGGGACGCTGGTCCGCCATTACCGGGAGCTCTCCTTTATGGGCTTTCTGGAAGTGCTCCGGCACCTGCCGGCCATTTTCCGGAACATCGCATTCTGCAAAAAGGACATTGCCCGGTTCCGGCCCGACGCGCTGATCTTCATCGACTTCTCCGGATTCAACCTCCGGATTGCACGCTGGGCCAAGGAAAACGGCTTCCGGACGCACTACTACATCGCCCCTCAGGTATGGGCCTCCCGGGAAGGCCGGGTAAAGAAGATCCGCAGGGACATCGACCATATCTACGCGATCCTGCCTTTTGAAAAACCCTTTTACGAGGAGAAGCACGGGATCCCGGTGCATTTTGTGGGCCACCCGCTCATCGATGCGATGGAAGGGCTGCCCGACCCCGACCCGGCTGCCTTCCGAAAACGGAACAACCTGGACCCGGAACGACCGATCCTGGCGCTGCTTCCGGGCAGCCGGAAACAGGAAATAGAGAAGATCCTCCCGGTGATGATGGCCGTCATTCCCGAATTCCCGGATTACCAGTGTGTAATTGCCGGGGCGCCGAGCCTGGAGGCGGAACAATACGAGCCCTACCTGACCACCGGGGCCACCCTGATCCGCGATCAGACCTATCCGCTCCTCCAACACGCCCATGCCGCCCTGGTCACCAGCGGTACAGCCACCCTGGAGACCGCCTTGCTGGGGGTCCCCCAGGTGGTCTGCTATAAAGGCGGGTGGGTTTCCTACCAGATCGCCCGGCGGCTGATCCGACTGGAATATATCTCCCTGGTCAACCTGATCATGGACCGGGAAGTGGTCCCGGAACTCATCCAGCATGAACTGGAACCGCAAAAACTGGCCGCGGCCCTCAGGAACATCCTGAAGGGCCCGGGCAGGGAAAGCCAATTAAAGGCCTATGGGCAACTGCGCGAGAAACTCGGCGGGCCGGGGGCCAGCGTGCAGGCAGCCGAACTGATTGTAAATTTCAGCCGGGAGACCTAG
- the surE gene encoding 5'/3'-nucleotidase SurE yields MPKPLILVTNDDGITAPGLRHLIRYMSGLGEVVVVAPDSPQSGMGHAITLDNTLYSKKVVIDREAGAPREFSCSGTPADCVKLALQEILPRRPDLCVSGINHGSNSSINVIYSGTMSAAIEAGIEGVPAIGFSLCDYSWEADFKPCAEAVKTIAAETLKNGLPDGVVLNVNIPATNGVPPRGIRVCRQARANWKERFDKRTNPNGKDYYWLTGEFELLDKGEDTDEWALAHDLVSVVPVQFDLTAHHAIQPISNWKLYE; encoded by the coding sequence ATGCCCAAACCGCTCATATTAGTAACCAATGACGATGGAATCACGGCCCCCGGCCTGCGCCACCTCATCCGGTATATGAGCGGCCTGGGCGAGGTAGTGGTTGTAGCCCCGGACAGCCCGCAATCCGGTATGGGGCATGCCATCACCCTGGACAATACGCTCTATTCCAAAAAAGTGGTGATCGACCGGGAAGCGGGGGCTCCCAGGGAGTTCAGCTGCAGCGGGACCCCGGCCGATTGCGTCAAGCTCGCCCTGCAGGAAATCCTGCCCCGCAGGCCCGACCTCTGCGTCAGCGGGATCAACCACGGGTCTAACAGTTCCATCAATGTCATCTATTCCGGCACGATGAGTGCGGCCATCGAGGCGGGGATCGAAGGGGTGCCGGCCATCGGCTTTTCGCTTTGCGATTACTCCTGGGAAGCCGATTTTAAGCCCTGTGCGGAAGCGGTTAAAACCATTGCAGCGGAAACCCTGAAGAACGGGCTCCCGGACGGGGTGGTGCTCAATGTGAATATCCCGGCAACCAACGGCGTCCCGCCCAGGGGCATTCGGGTTTGCCGGCAGGCCCGGGCCAACTGGAAAGAGCGCTTCGACAAACGGACGAACCCAAACGGCAAGGACTACTACTGGCTTACCGGCGAGTTTGAATTGCTCGATAAGGGGGAAGATACGGACGAATGGGCCCTGGCCCACGACCTGGTCTCCGTGGTCCCCGTTCAATTCGACCTCACCGCCCACCATGCCATCCAACCCATCAGCAACTGGAAACTCTATGAATAA
- a CDS encoding carboxy terminal-processing peptidase, whose translation MKRNFLLAFLVPLIAVASCSFTSKSFESDDKDKLLLDLITYVLEKGHYEPKDINDDFSVSVYEDFIDVLDPTKRYFLESDIAEFEQYKFQIDDQIKNTDISFFNLVYQRLMERMQDARNMYGELLDEPFDFTADESIEIDYDKQEYAASEAEMRERWRKQLKYAAIGTYDSKISLSAEAGDGEGAISPEEAEKEARESTRQTLDEYFDFVEDLERKDWFVQYLNTIVDEFDPHTYYFAPEDKERFDVSMSGKFEGIGARLQQKPEGAKIVEIISGGPVWRDQRLEVGDEILKVGQKDEPPVNIVGMRLDDAIKLIKGPKGTEVVLTVRKVDGTVEEVTLVRDVVELEESFAKSSTVIKDNRKYGLINLPKFYVDFEDYNERNAATDVAREIERLKEEGVEGLVLDLRDNGGGSLKTVVEMAGLFIKDGPIVQVRSSARDKEIYEDRDERIQWDGPLVILVNELSASASEILAAAMQDYKRAVVIGSKQTFGKGTVQNVIPLENIVRSNEHGDLGAIKLTTQKFYRINGGSTQLEGVKSDVVVPDRYSYIDLGERDQQNPLKWDKISPANYEPWEGYIDYEETIARSAARMAAHPQIALIEENARWLKEQQEETVVPLSIADYRKREEKNKERSQYFRNNMKYDSKLTFSSLKYEQELFTQDSVLREKRDRWHQNLARDVYVEEAINVLEDLKLNHFKKDKLASRLDD comes from the coding sequence ATGAAAAGGAATTTCCTGCTTGCTTTCCTGGTTCCCCTGATTGCAGTTGCATCCTGTAGTTTTACCAGTAAATCTTTTGAATCGGACGACAAGGACAAACTACTCCTGGACCTGATTACCTACGTACTCGAAAAAGGGCATTACGAGCCCAAAGACATCAATGACGACTTCTCGGTGAGCGTCTACGAGGATTTTATCGACGTACTCGACCCTACAAAACGCTACTTCCTGGAGTCGGACATCGCGGAATTCGAACAGTATAAATTCCAGATAGACGACCAGATAAAGAATACGGACATCAGCTTTTTTAACCTGGTGTACCAGCGGCTCATGGAGCGCATGCAGGATGCCCGCAACATGTACGGGGAACTGCTGGACGAGCCCTTCGATTTTACGGCGGACGAATCCATTGAAATCGACTACGACAAGCAGGAATACGCAGCTTCGGAGGCGGAGATGCGGGAGCGTTGGAGAAAGCAGCTGAAATATGCGGCCATCGGCACCTACGATTCAAAAATCAGCCTGAGTGCCGAGGCGGGTGACGGTGAAGGTGCGATTTCGCCCGAGGAGGCCGAGAAGGAAGCCCGGGAATCCACCCGCCAGACCCTGGACGAATATTTCGACTTTGTTGAAGACCTGGAACGCAAGGACTGGTTTGTACAATACCTCAATACGATCGTGGACGAATTCGATCCGCACACCTATTACTTCGCCCCGGAAGACAAAGAGCGTTTCGACGTCAGCATGTCCGGGAAGTTCGAGGGGATCGGGGCCCGGTTGCAGCAAAAGCCCGAAGGGGCCAAGATTGTGGAGATCATCTCCGGCGGGCCGGTCTGGAGGGACCAGCGCCTGGAAGTGGGGGATGAAATCCTCAAGGTAGGCCAGAAAGACGAGCCCCCGGTGAATATCGTCGGCATGCGCCTGGACGATGCCATCAAACTCATCAAGGGCCCGAAAGGGACCGAAGTGGTGTTAACCGTAAGGAAAGTGGACGGCACTGTGGAAGAAGTGACCCTGGTACGGGATGTGGTGGAACTGGAAGAATCCTTTGCCAAGTCTTCTACCGTCATCAAAGACAACCGGAAGTACGGCCTGATCAACCTGCCGAAGTTCTATGTGGATTTTGAGGATTACAACGAGCGGAACGCGGCCACCGATGTCGCCCGCGAAATTGAGCGTCTCAAGGAAGAAGGGGTGGAAGGCCTCGTGCTGGACCTCCGCGACAACGGCGGCGGCTCCCTGAAGACCGTGGTGGAAATGGCCGGCCTGTTTATTAAGGATGGCCCCATTGTACAGGTGCGCTCTTCTGCCCGCGACAAAGAAATTTATGAGGACCGGGACGAACGGATCCAGTGGGACGGCCCCCTGGTGATCCTGGTGAACGAATTATCGGCCTCTGCCTCCGAAATACTGGCAGCTGCCATGCAGGATTACAAGCGGGCCGTGGTGATCGGCAGCAAACAGACCTTCGGCAAGGGGACCGTTCAGAACGTAATCCCCCTGGAAAACATCGTCCGCAGCAACGAGCACGGCGACCTGGGGGCCATTAAGCTGACCACCCAGAAATTCTACCGCATCAACGGCGGCTCCACCCAGTTGGAAGGCGTCAAGAGCGACGTGGTGGTTCCGGACCGCTACAGCTACATCGACCTGGGCGAACGCGACCAGCAGAATCCGCTCAAGTGGGATAAGATCAGCCCGGCCAATTACGAACCCTGGGAGGGGTATATCGATTACGAGGAAACCATTGCCCGTTCGGCGGCGCGTATGGCAGCTCACCCGCAGATTGCCCTAATCGAGGAAAACGCCCGTTGGCTGAAGGAACAGCAGGAAGAAACCGTGGTGCCCCTCAGCATCGCGGACTACCGCAAGCGGGAAGAGAAAAACAAGGAGCGTTCCCAGTATTTCCGCAATAATATGAAATACGACTCCAAGCTCACCTTCAGTTCACTGAAATACGAGCAGGAGCTCTTTACCCAGGATTCCGTGCTTCGCGAAAAACGCGATCGCTGGCACCAGAACCTCGCCCGGGACGTCTACGTGGAGGAGGCCATCAATGTGCTGGAAGACCTCAAGTTGAACCACTTCAAGAAGGATAAACTGGCCAGTCGCCTGGACGACTGA
- the msrA gene encoding peptide-methionine (S)-S-oxide reductase MsrA, giving the protein MPTKSLQEATLGAGCFWCIEAVFQELRGVESVVSGYSGGTVPGKPTYREVCSGLTGHAEVVRVRFNPEEISFRDLLVVFLSTHDPTTLNRQGADRGTQYRSVVFFHDAEQEQVAREVIAEMQQYFDDPIVTEVSPLSNFYEADPEHQDFYRRNPELGYCRVVIDPKMRKLRDLFASRLKNPA; this is encoded by the coding sequence ATGCCGACTAAATCGTTGCAGGAAGCCACGCTGGGTGCCGGATGTTTCTGGTGTATCGAGGCGGTATTCCAGGAATTGCGGGGGGTGGAATCGGTAGTATCCGGCTACAGCGGCGGGACGGTCCCCGGAAAACCGACGTACCGGGAAGTGTGCTCCGGCCTGACGGGGCATGCCGAAGTTGTCCGGGTCCGTTTTAACCCGGAGGAAATATCCTTCCGGGACCTGCTGGTGGTCTTCCTCAGCACCCACGACCCGACAACCCTGAACCGGCAGGGGGCCGACCGGGGAACCCAGTACCGCTCCGTGGTCTTCTTCCACGATGCCGAACAGGAACAAGTGGCACGGGAAGTGATTGCCGAAATGCAGCAGTACTTCGACGACCCAATCGTCACGGAGGTCTCTCCCCTTTCCAATTTCTACGAAGCAGATCCGGAACACCAGGATTTCTACCGGCGGAACCCCGAGCTGGGTTATTGCCGGGTAGTCATCGACCCGAAAATGCGGAAACTGCGGGATCTTTTTGCCTCCCGGCTCAAAAACCCGGCATAA
- the msrB gene encoding peptide-methionine (R)-S-oxide reductase MsrB produces MALTWKDIIHFATKGNPEPDRSVVKSDAEWKAQLTPEQYRITRAHGTEAPHSGELCTAHDPGMYRCVCCGTPLFDSTIKFDSGTGWPSFTQPVQEHAVRYIRDTSFGMVRVEARCNTCEAHLGHVFPDGPPPSGLRYCINSLALELDKSAGDAD; encoded by the coding sequence ATGGCACTTACCTGGAAAGACATCATCCATTTCGCCACCAAAGGCAACCCGGAACCGGACCGCAGCGTCGTAAAATCGGATGCCGAGTGGAAAGCGCAACTGACGCCGGAACAGTACCGGATTACCCGGGCGCATGGGACCGAGGCACCCCATTCCGGAGAACTCTGCACGGCCCATGACCCGGGTATGTACCGTTGTGTTTGTTGCGGCACCCCGCTTTTCGACTCCACCATCAAGTTTGATTCCGGGACGGGCTGGCCGAGTTTTACCCAGCCGGTGCAGGAGCATGCCGTACGGTATATCCGGGACACCTCTTTTGGCATGGTCCGGGTGGAGGCGCGTTGCAACACCTGCGAGGCGCACCTTGGGCACGTGTTTCCTGACGGGCCGCCCCCCAGCGGCTTGCGGTACTGCATCAATTCCCTGGCTTTAGAGCTGGATAAATCAGCTGGTGATGCCGACTAA
- a CDS encoding DNA/RNA non-specific endonuclease: MSLTQRQKNRLIYSGLMLLCLVGFWWFENFYTEDPYPSPPGSATAPAFREAWLPSGANGERIRHDHYLLEYAESYEQAAWVAYVLDPSHLTDDDRDRPYFVEDPEVSTHSADWRNYRGSGYDRGHLCPAGDRRYSLAAYNQTFYTSNISPQNREFNAGTWNELEMQVRRWCRRYGRLYVLTAGVLEPGLDRIGEEGVAVPRSFYKIVAREGSDGPVVVAFLMPNQPLEGPLQKFTVPVDRIEAITGLDFFQGLPPELQESLESRMGAKDWEFR; the protein is encoded by the coding sequence ATGTCCCTGACCCAACGGCAAAAAAACCGGCTGATCTATTCCGGGTTGATGCTCCTGTGCCTGGTGGGCTTCTGGTGGTTCGAGAATTTCTACACCGAAGATCCGTATCCATCCCCACCCGGGAGCGCCACGGCCCCGGCATTCCGGGAAGCCTGGCTTCCTTCGGGGGCAAACGGGGAGCGCATCCGCCACGACCATTACCTGCTGGAATACGCCGAAAGCTACGAACAGGCGGCCTGGGTGGCCTATGTCCTGGATCCGTCCCACCTGACGGATGACGACCGGGACCGCCCGTATTTTGTAGAGGACCCGGAGGTTTCCACCCATTCGGCCGACTGGCGGAATTACCGGGGTTCCGGGTACGACCGCGGCCACCTGTGCCCGGCCGGAGACCGGCGCTATTCCCTGGCGGCGTACAACCAAACCTTTTATACGAGCAATATCAGTCCGCAAAACCGGGAATTCAATGCCGGGACATGGAATGAACTGGAGATGCAGGTACGCCGCTGGTGCCGTCGCTACGGCCGGTTATACGTCCTGACGGCCGGGGTGCTGGAACCCGGCTTGGACCGGATTGGCGAAGAAGGGGTGGCGGTGCCGCGCAGTTTTTATAAAATTGTGGCCCGCGAGGGGTCGGACGGCCCGGTTGTGGTCGCCTTTTTAATGCCCAATCAGCCCCTTGAGGGCCCGTTGCAGAAATTTACGGTCCCGGTAGACCGCATCGAAGCGATTACCGGACTCGATTTCTTCCAGGGGCTCCCGCCGGAATTGCAGGAAAGCCTTGAATCGCGTATGGGTGCAAAAGATTGGGAATTCCGGTAA
- the rodA gene encoding rod shape-determining protein RodA: MSGSGALRRVDWLTVFLFLLLVAIGWVNIYSSTFNETESSIFDMGQLYGKQMVFILLSLGIIPVIMALEASFYERFSSVFYVVSLVLLLGLFVFGKTIAGATSWYNLGFFNLQPSELAKAATALALAKYLSDIQTDIKQRRHQLFALLIIAIPALLIIPQPDPGSALVFFSLVFVLFREGLPLGYLGLALAAILVFVCTLMFGTVWVAIGLALLIIGFFMVKKPSLKVPVFPLVGVYAAAIVLSLSVNFVFENVFEQRHRDRFSLWLRLEKDPDKLEEIRKTIGYNTYQSEKAIESGGFFGKGFLEGTRTKGDFVPEQHTDYIFTTVGEEWGFIGTATVVILFTILLLRLVYLSERQKNPFSRMYGYGVISILLIHYFINIGMVIGVLPTIGIPLPFFSYGGSGLIGFTILLFIFLRLDANRLKEWS, from the coding sequence ATGTCTGGTAGCGGGGCCCTCCGGAGGGTAGACTGGCTGACGGTGTTCCTGTTCCTGCTCCTGGTGGCCATCGGCTGGGTGAACATCTATTCCAGCACATTTAACGAAACCGAGAGCTCGATTTTCGATATGGGCCAGTTGTACGGCAAGCAAATGGTCTTTATCCTCCTCTCCCTGGGAATCATCCCCGTTATCATGGCCCTGGAGGCCAGTTTTTACGAACGGTTCTCCAGCGTATTCTATGTGGTCTCCCTGGTACTGCTCCTGGGCCTGTTCGTGTTTGGAAAAACCATTGCCGGCGCCACCTCCTGGTACAACCTGGGCTTCTTCAACCTGCAGCCTTCCGAACTCGCCAAGGCCGCCACCGCCCTGGCCCTGGCCAAATACCTGAGCGATATCCAGACGGACATCAAGCAGCGCAGGCACCAGTTGTTTGCCCTGTTGATCATCGCCATCCCGGCCCTGCTGATTATCCCGCAACCCGACCCCGGAAGCGCCCTGGTATTCTTCTCCCTCGTCTTTGTTTTGTTCCGGGAGGGCCTGCCGCTCGGCTACCTGGGCCTGGCCCTGGCAGCCATCCTCGTATTTGTCTGCACGCTCATGTTCGGCACCGTGTGGGTGGCTATCGGCCTGGCATTGCTGATCATCGGGTTCTTCATGGTGAAAAAGCCGTCTCTGAAGGTACCGGTCTTCCCGCTGGTTGGCGTCTATGCAGCCGCCATCGTCCTGTCCCTCTCCGTAAACTTCGTTTTTGAGAACGTGTTCGAACAACGGCACCGCGACCGTTTCAGCCTCTGGTTGCGCCTGGAAAAAGACCCCGACAAACTCGAGGAAATCCGAAAAACCATCGGTTACAATACGTACCAGTCCGAGAAGGCCATCGAATCCGGCGGGTTTTTCGGGAAGGGGTTCCTGGAGGGCACCCGGACCAAGGGCGATTTCGTTCCTGAACAGCACACCGATTATATTTTCACCACGGTAGGCGAGGAATGGGGCTTTATCGGCACGGCCACAGTGGTGATCCTCTTCACCATCCTGCTGTTGCGGCTGGTCTACTTGTCGGAACGACAGAAAAACCCCTTTAGCCGGATGTACGGCTACGGGGTGATCTCCATCCTGCTGATCCACTATTTTATCAATATCGGCATGGTGATCGGGGTGCTGCCAACCATCGGGATCCCCCTGCCGTTTTTCAGCTACGGGGGGTCCGGGCTCATCGGATTCACCATCCTGTTGTTTATTTTCCTCCGGCTCGACGCCAATCGGCTCAAGGAGTGGTCCTGA